In Mycobacterium sp. ITM-2016-00317, the genomic window CGGCTGCGGCGGTGACCTCGGCGACGGCCTCACCGCGCCGGGCGACCGCAAGCTCCGCCAGGTCGTTGACCGCGGAGTCGGCGGTTTCGCCGCGCAGCAGTTCGACCGTCTGGATCAGCAGGGCCTTGGCGGTGTCGTTGACGCCGTCGCCGCCGTCGAGGATCTTCGTCAGCAGCGCCACACGCTTCTCGGCGGGCACCACGGTGTCGGTCAGCAGCCGGCTCAGCTCGGGCTGCGAGTCGAGCACGCGGCTGAACCGGAAAAGCTGGTCCTCGACCTCTTCGCTCTGACCGTCACGCTCGGCGCGGACCAGCAGCGCCAGCCTGGCGACGTGCTCGATCGCGTCGATCAAGTTCGCCTCAGTGGACCAGCGTTGCGCCACAGCGGTCTTCAGCAGATCCTGTGTCGCGGCGTCGACCTTGCCGTCGAACAACCGGTCGACCAGCCGCTCCTTGGCCGAGGGGTCCTCGGCGGGCTCGGCGAGATGCTTGTTCAGCGTCGTCTGATCCAGCAGCAGCGTGGCCACCGCGGAGAGATCGTTGGCGAGGGTGGCCAGGCTTGCGGCGTCGGCGCCCTCGGCGAGCGACTCGAACTTCTTGACCAGCTCGGCCAGCGCTTCACGGCTCGCGGCGCGCAGGTTCACCGTCGCGCCCGCCTCCAGCACCGAGGAGGACGGAGCCATCGCATCCAGCTCGTCCAGGAACCGGTCCACGGTCGACGACTGTGCGGCCGGATCGGAGACGTAGTTGCGGACGATCTCCGTGGCCTTCTCCACCGATTCCTCACCGAGGCCGCTGCGCAGCTGCCGGATGAGTTGCTGACGCATCAGCTGAACCTGCTGGGCACCTTGGGCTTTGATCCGCTCGGCCTCGGCGTCGGCCTGCTCGGCCAGCTGTGAGGTGATCCGCTCCGAGTCCTGGCGTGCTTCCGCGGCGACCTTGGCCCCCGCCGCCTTCGCGTCCTCGACCGCCTTGGCGTGCATCGCGTCGGCGTCGGCGAGCTTCTTGCTGGCCTCGGCACTCTCGGCGAGCGCGACCCGGATCGCCTCCTGCTGGCGCTGCATCAGCCCCTTCACAGGCGGCACGACCCACTTGACGATGATGAACACGATGACGGCGAAGCCGATCAGCTGTCCGATGAAGATCGACATCTAACGACTCCCACCTGAATTCACGTCGACGCCCAGGATCCGGCTGGCCAGCGTCGCGGACAGGCCGTCGACGGAGGACTCCAGATCCGACCGAGCGGCCGAACCTTGTTGCGACAACTGCTGGTCCGCGGCGCTCAGCGTCTCGGCGACCTCGCCACTGGCCGCCGACCGCTTCTCGTCGACCACCTGGCGACCCGCGACACGGGCCTCATCGCGGATCGACGAAGCCTCGCTGCGGGCGTCGGCCATTGTCTTTTCGTAGTCCGCCTGTGCCGCCGCGACCTGTTCGGCCGACTTGCGGTTGTCGGCGGCAGTCTTGGCCAGCATCGCCTCGCGCTCGGCCAGGACCTTGCTGATCGGCGGCACCACCCATTTCGAGATCACGCCGAGCACGATCAGGAAGATGAGCAGCACGGCGAAGAAGGTGCCGTTGGGGATCAGGAAGTTACTGGTCCCTCCGCCTTCTTCGGCGGCGACGATAGAAGTGGTGAGTTCACCCATGCCGGTGGATTACTGCAGGCCCGGAGTGGCGAAGACGAACAGCGCCATGAAGGCCAGGTTGATGAAGTAGGCCGCCTCGACCAGACCAACCGTGATGAAGAACGGCGTGAACAGCCGGCCCTGTGCCTCGGGCTGGCGGGCGATGCCGGAGATCAGGGCGTTACCGGCGATACCGTCACCGATACCCGCACCGATCGCGCCGCCGCCCATGATCAGACCGCCGCCGATCAGCGCACCAGCCGTGATGATGGCGTTGGGGTCGATTTCCATTCTCTTATCCTCCTTGATAACTGGGGGCGGTGCCGCCAGAGTTCGTGATCGTTGGTCGTAGGGACTTAGCGGTTGGTGAGTCGGTGTCGCGCTTGGTGGTCGTCGCTCTCAGTGTTCGTCGTCGTGGTCCAGTTCCATCGACTGGCTGAAGTACAGGATCGTCAGCAGCGAGAAGATGAAGGCCTGAATCAGGCCGACGAACAAGTCGAACGTCTTCCACACGGCGTTCGGGAACCACTGGATGTACCAGGGGAACATCGCGATCAGCGCCACCAGGATGCCGCCCGCGAAGATGTTGCCGAAAAGTCGCAGTGCCAGCGAGATGGGCTTCGCAAGCTCCTCGACGATGTTGATCGGCGCGAGGAACGCGACGTGGCCCTTCACGACCTTGATCGGGTGGCCGATGATGCCGCGACGCCAGATACCCGCGGCGTGGTAGCAGATGAACACGAACAGGGCCAGCGCGAGCACGAAGTTGATGTCGGAGGCCGGCGGCTTGTAGAGCTCGCCCGCGGCGCCGTCGGAACCGCCGTACTGCCACGGCAGCACCGCAAGCCAGTTGGAGATCAGGATGAAGACGAAGATCGCGACCGACAGCGGCAGCACGAACGGCGCCACCTTCATGCCGATCGAGCCTTCGATCTGCTGGCGCATCTGAATCGTCAGGGCTTCCCAGAACAACTGCACGCCGCCGGGCACACCCGTCGCGGTGACCTTGGACTTCAGGTAGAACGCCAGTGCGATGACGATCAGGCCCGTGACCGCGGTGGCCAGAATCGTGTCGCCGTTGAACGTCATGCCGAACAGCTCGAACACCATCGTGTGATGCCCGACGTGGATGGCGGCGCCACCTTCCTCTGCGGCGAGGATGGATTCGGTCATCGTCCCTGTCTTCTCTCCATTGAGTCCAGCCGGTTCATGTAGCTCAGATCAATCCTTCGAATCCGTGTCGAGCACGTTGAGTCCGTCGCGGCGGATCTTCTTCATCACCGGGATGCTCGTGCTCAGCACGAGCAGTGCCTGGAAAATCGCCAGCCCGAACAGCACGGCGAGCCCGCCGTGCTGACGGAACACGAACGCGACGGTGAGGGCGATGGCGGTGATGACCAGCAGCCGGGTGGCCGAGTTCACCGCCATCTTCTTCTTGAGGGGGTGTTCCTCGGCGGTGATGGACTCGACGGCCCGACGCACCAGCAGGGCGTTGACCAGTCCCAGACCGAGGCCGACACCGAAGAATGCGCCGAAGAGGATGTTGCCGGTGAATCCTGAGGCCAGCAGCGCGACCGCGGTCAGCGCGAGGCATACGATCAGCAGACGGACGGGACGGAAAGCAACGGACGGGAACACCAACGGCGCGTCTTGCGCAGGCGTCGTCACTGCTTCACCTCAATCCGGCGGTCGTCGAGCATCGATGGGGTCTTCCCGCGGTTCCTGTGCGTGGCGCCCGTAGCGTATCGGAGGGCGTCGGGCGCGCTGGAATCACCCAAGGGGTTGCTCCCTGTTTCTGTCGAAATGTGGTCTGATTGTCGTTCGTCATGCCAGTCCGAGCGATGCTCTGATCGATGCCATCGAACCGCTCGGAGGCCGGCAACCCGGGAGGTCTTTCGGGTTCTCATGAAACCCTAACACATGGTGAGGGCCCTAAAAGAGGCCCTACTACTTTTTGTCGTACATCCCGTCCGGTGCTTC contains:
- a CDS encoding F0F1 ATP synthase subunit B; the encoded protein is MGELTTSIVAAEEGGGTSNFLIPNGTFFAVLLIFLIVLGVISKWVVPPISKVLAEREAMLAKTAADNRKSAEQVAAAQADYEKTMADARSEASSIRDEARVAGRQVVDEKRSAASGEVAETLSAADQQLSQQGSAARSDLESSVDGLSATLASRILGVDVNSGGSR
- a CDS encoding F0F1 ATP synthase subunit C, giving the protein MDPNAIITAGALIGGGLIMGGGAIGAGIGDGIAGNALISGIARQPEAQGRLFTPFFITVGLVEAAYFINLAFMALFVFATPGLQ
- the atpB gene encoding F0F1 ATP synthase subunit A, which translates into the protein MTESILAAEEGGAAIHVGHHTMVFELFGMTFNGDTILATAVTGLIVIALAFYLKSKVTATGVPGGVQLFWEALTIQMRQQIEGSIGMKVAPFVLPLSVAIFVFILISNWLAVLPWQYGGSDGAAGELYKPPASDINFVLALALFVFICYHAAGIWRRGIIGHPIKVVKGHVAFLAPINIVEELAKPISLALRLFGNIFAGGILVALIAMFPWYIQWFPNAVWKTFDLFVGLIQAFIFSLLTILYFSQSMELDHDDEH
- a CDS encoding ATP synthase subunit I → MTTPAQDAPLVFPSVAFRPVRLLIVCLALTAVALLASGFTGNILFGAFFGVGLGLGLVNALLVRRAVESITAEEHPLKKKMAVNSATRLLVITAIALTVAFVFRQHGGLAVLFGLAIFQALLVLSTSIPVMKKIRRDGLNVLDTDSKD